A single region of the Podospora pseudopauciseta strain CBS 411.78 chromosome 1, whole genome shotgun sequence genome encodes:
- the PCM1 gene encoding Phosphoacetylglucosamine Mutase (COG:G; BUSCO:EOG092621YU; EggNog:ENOG503NV1D) yields MSHNEQIIAGSAKHPIVPQHYRYGTAGFRMKADLLEGVTYRVGLLAALRSRKLNSQAIGVMITASHNPAIDNGVKIVDPMGDMLEQEWERYATALVNAPSDKDLAKIYNALATDLKIDLEAPAKVIYGRDTRPSGHTLVTALADALDATNTEHVDYKILTTPQLHYLVRATNSEGTPASYGEVSEVGYYKKLAEAFVRTMKGKRIPQVLQVDCANGVGGPKLKEFLKHIPQDKVPFAVQVVNDDVLRPEVLNLDSGADYVKTKQRAPPIPKPQPGLRCCSLDGDADRLIYYWHDPETNVFVMLDGDRISSLAASFIGDLVESAGLRDELRIGVVQTAYANGASTHYITQHLKLPVICTPTGVKHLHHVAQGFDVGVYFEANGHGTVLFSLDAINAFKKTTPQSPAQKEALDTLAALTDLINQTVGDAISDMLLVEVILAHKNWNLRDWALTYQDLPNRLVRVEVANKDVFRTTDAERRLSHPEGCQAEIDQEVKKFKDARSFARASGTENAMRVYAEAATRSEANELAERVAGIVSRWGV; encoded by the exons ATGAGCCACAACGAGCAGATCATCGCCGGCTCGGCGAAGCACCCAATTGTGCCCCAGCACTACAGGTATGGCACCGCTGGCTTCCGCATGAAGGCCGACCTCCTCGAGGGCGTGACCTATCGTGTCGGCCTGCTCGCTGCCCTCCGCAGCCGCAAGCTCAACTCCCAAGCCATCGGTGTCATGATCACAGCAAGccacaaccccgccatcgaCAACGGCGTCAAGATCGTGGACCCCATGGGCGACATGCTTGAGCAGGAGTGGGAGAGATATGCCACAGCTCTCGTCAACGCCCCGAGCGACAAAGACCTGGCCAAGATCTACAATGCTCTGGCCACCGATCTCAAGATCGATCTCGAGGCCCCCGCCAAGGTCATCTACGGCCGTGATACCCGACCTTCAGGCCACACCTTGgtcaccgccctcgccgatGCCCTCGATGCAACCAATACCGAGCATGTCGACTACAAgatcctcaccaccccccaactccaTTACCTTGTGCGCGCCACCAATAGCGAAGGCACACCCGCCTCCTATGGCGAGGTCAGCGAAGTCGGATACTACAAGAAGCTCGCCGAGGCCTTTGTTCGGACCATGAAGGGCAAGAGAATCCCTCAAGTCCTCCAAGTAGACTGCGCCAACGGCGTCGGCGGTCCCAAGCTCAAGGAATTCCTCAAGCACATCCCTCAAGACAAGGTCCCCTTCGCAGTCCAGGTTGTAAACGACGATGTCCTCCGCCCGGAGGTCCTAAACCTTGAT TCCGGCGCCGACTACGTCAAAACAAAGCAACGTGCTCCCCCCATTCCTAAACCCCAACCCGGCCTGAGATGCTGCTCGCTCGACGGCGACGCCGACCGCCTAATCTACTACTGGCACGATCCAGAGACCAACGTCTTCGTTATGCTCGACGGCGACCGCATCTCTTCGTTGGCGGCCTCCTTCATCGGCGACCTTGTTGAGTCTGCCGGTCTCCGAGACGAACTCCGCATCGGCGTAGTCCAAACCGCCTACGCCAACGGCGCAAGCACGCATTACATCACCCAACACCTGAAGCTCCCCGTCATCTGCACCCCCACGGGAGTAAAGCACCTCCACCACGTAGCCCAGGGCTTTGACGTGGGAGTCTACTTTGAGGCCAACGGCCACGGCACcgtcctcttctccctcgacGCCATCAACGCCTTCAAGAAgaccaccccccaatcccccgCCCAGAAGGAAGCCTTGGACACCTTGGCTGCCTTGACGGATCTGATCAACCAGACCGTCGGCGACGCTATTTCGGATATGCTTCTTGTGGAAGTTATTCTGGCGCACAAGAACTGGAACCTGAGGGACTGGGCTTTGACATACCAGGATCTGCCGAACAGACTTGTCAGAGTGGAGGTGGCGAACAAGGATGTTTTTAGGACGACGGATGCAGAGAGGAGGCTTTCTCATCCGGAGGGGTGCCAGGCCGAGATTGACCaggaggtgaagaagttTAAGGATGCGAGGTCGTTTGCCAGGGCTAGCGGGACGGAGAATGCGATGAGGGTTTATGCCGAGGCGGCGACGAGGTCGGAGGCGAATGAACTTGCGGAGAGGGTGGCTGGGATTGTGAGTCGGTGGGGTGTTTAG
- the AMT1_1 gene encoding ammonium transporter Amt1 (EggNog:ENOG503NVB7; COG:P) — protein MAANTNNQELSNLPYIPLEPFTGTDPAGGDALVEDLNVWYQAGDISFMIMSTAFVLLMIPGVGFFYSGLARRKSALSLIWLSVMAAAVSTFQWFFWGYSLTFSHSAGPFIGDLSNFGFRNVLAHPSVASSRIPDLLFAVYQGMFSAITIALATGAVAERGRMLPCVIFMFLWLTVVYDAVACWTWNPSGWSNKMGGLDFAGGTPVHIASGAAALAYSMMLGKRRGHGTHELNYRPHNVTHIVIGTVFLWVGWFGFNAGSALAANMRAIMAAVVTNLSACVGGITWCVLDYRLERKWSTVGFCSGVVAGLVAITPGSGYVPVWAAVPCGIMGASFANYATKLKFLLRIDDALDIFAVHGIGGLVGNICTAFFATNTITRLDGVSSIKGGWLDHNWIQLPIQLADSFAGGAYSFVLTCAILFILNLIPGLHLRASEESEILGIDDAEIGEFAYDYVELTREVLNDVEGDNMSSYSAEQPIHQGQGRYGVAISSGMPREKIVNMSMPLTNHRMYGQGSADHAQ, from the exons ATGGCCGCTAATACCAACAACCAAGAACTCTCCAACCTACCATACATCCCACTCGAACCCTTCACAGGAACTGACCCAGCAGGAGGCGATGCCCTCGTCGAAGACCTCAATGTCTGGTACCAAGCCGGCGACATCTCCTTCATGATCATGTCCACAGCCTTCGTCTTGCTCATGATTCCCGGCGTTGGCTTCTTCTATTCCGGTCTCGCACGCCGAAAGTCGGCACTCTCCCTCATCTGGCTCTCAGTCATGGCCGCGGCCGTGTCAACCTTTCAGTGGTTCTTTTGGGGCTACTCTCTCACCTTTTCACATTCCGCTGGCCCCTTCATTGGGGACCTCTCCAACTTTGGCTTCCGAAACGTCCTCGCCCATCCCTCCGTTGCCTCGAGCCGCATCCCCGATTTGCTTTTTGCTGTTTACCAAGGCATGTTCTCGGCTATTACCATCGCCCTGGCCACCGGAGCCGTAGCAGAGCGCGGGAGGATGCTTCCATGTGTTATCTTCATGTTTTTATGGCTCACTGTTGTGTATGATGCCGTTGCTTGCTGGACTTGGAATCCATCGGGCTGGTCCAACAAAATGGGTGGGTTGGACTTTGCAGGTGGGACACCGGTTCATATTGCCTCTGGAGCGGCCGCTTTGGCGTATAGTATGATGCTTGGAAAGAGGAGGGGTCATGGCACCCACGAGTTGAACTACCGGCCGCACAATGTGACGCATATTGTCATTGGAACAGTTTTCctgtgggttgggtggtttggtttCAATGCTGGGTCTGCGCTGGCCGCGAACATGAGGGCTATTATGGCGGCCGTGGTGACCAACTTGAGCGCTTGTGTGGGTGGGATTACGTGGTGTGTGTTGGATTACAGGCTGGAGAGGAAGTGGTCGACGGTTGGATTTTGCTCGGGGGTtgtggctgggttggtggcTATTACGCCTGGTTCTG gtTACGTCCCAGTCTGGGCTGCCGTACCATGCGGCATCATGGGCGCCTCTTTTGCCAACTACGCCACCAAGCTCAAGTTCCTTCTCCGCATTGACGACGCTCTCGATATCTTTGCTGTTCACGGCATCGGTGGTCTCGTCGGCAACATTTGCACCGCTTTCTTCGctaccaacaccatcacccgccTCGACGGTGTCTCCTCTATCAAGGGTGGCTGGCTCGATCACAATTGGATCCAGCTCCCTATTCAGCTTGCCGACTCTTTTGCCGGCGGTGCCTATTCTTTCGTTTTGACCTGCGCTATCCTCTTCATTCTTAACCTCATCCCTGGGCTCCATCTCCGCGCAAGTGAAGAGAGCGAGATCCTCGGTATTGATGACGCCGAAATCGGCGAGTTTGCCTACGACTATGTTGAGCTGACCAGAGAAGTCCTCAATGACGTCGAGGGTGACAACATGAGCTCTTACAGCGCTGAGCAGCCTATtcaccaagggcaaggacgATATGGTGTTGCTATCTCGAGCGGGATGCCGAGGGAGAAGATTGTGAACATGAGCATGCCGTTGACGAACCACAGGATGTATGGACAAGGGTCGGCTGATCATGCTCAATAG
- the HMT1 gene encoding Nuclear SAM-dependent mono-and asymmetric methyltransferase (COG:K; COG:O; COG:T; EggNog:ENOG503NV5S), whose amino-acid sequence MVNDAMDIETAEKNLKQLDHAEQHYFNSYNHHGIHEEMLKDEVRTRSYMNAIVQNKHIFKDKVVLDVGCGTGILSMFAAKAGAKHVIGVDMSTIIFKAREIVEVNGLSDKITLIQGKMEEITLPFPQVDIIISEWMGYFLLYESMLDTVLYARDKYLVKDGLIFPDKASIYVAGIEDGDYKDEKIGFWDNVYGFNYSPLKETALSEPLVDTVEMKAVVTDPSLVLTLDLYKCTVEDLAFSCPFDLVARRDDFIHALVAWFDIDFTACHKTVRFSTGPHTKYTHWKQTVFYLKDMLTVQQGEKIECSLHNRPNEKNRRDLDIKIEYRLETEDPTRKAEGTCLYKMC is encoded by the exons ATGGTCAACGACGCTATGGATATCGAGACTGCTGAGAAGAACCTCAAGCAGCTCGACCACGCCGAGCAGCACTACTTCAACAG CTATAACCATCATG GCATCCACGAGGAGATGTTG AAAGATGAGGTCCGCACAAGATCATACATGAACGCCATCGTTCAAAACAAGCACATCTTCAAGGACAAGGTCGTTCTCGATGTCGGCTGCGGCACCGGTATTCTTTCGAT GTTTGCTGCCAAGGCTGGCGCGAAGCATGTCATTGGTGTTGACATgtccaccatcatcttcaaggCCCGCGAGATCGTCGAGGTCAACGGGCTGTCCGACAAGATCACCCTCATCCAGggcaagatggaggagattacccttcccttcccccagGTGGACATTATCATCTCAGAGTGGATGGGCTACTTCCTGCTGTACGAGTCCATGTTGGACACTGTGTTGTATGCCCGTGACAAGTACCTTGTCAAGGACGGTCTCATCTTCCCTGACAAGGCGAGCATCTATGTTGCTGGTATTGAGGACGGCGATTACAAGGACGAGAAAATCGGAT TTTGGGATAACGTCTATGGTTTCAACTACTCGCCTCTCAAGGAGACCGCCTTGTCTGAGCCTCTTGTCGATACTGTCGAGATGAAGGCCGTCGTTACCGACCCATCTCTCGTTCTCACCCTCGACCTTTACAAGTGCACGGTCGAGGATTTGGCTTTCAGCTGCCCATTCGACCTCGTCGCCAGACGGGATGACTTCATCCATGCTCTTGTCGCCTGGTTCGACATTGACTTTACCGCCTGCCACAAGACAGTCCGCTTCTCCACTGGGCCACACACTAAGTACACTCACTGGAAGCAGACCGTCTTCTACCTCAAGGATATGCTTACTGTCCAGCAAGGAGAGAAGATTGAGTGCTCTCTCCACAACCGCCCCAACGAGAAGAACCGTCGCGATCTCGACATCAAGATCGAGTACCGTCTCGAGACCGAGGACCCCACCCGCAAGGCTGAGGGAACCTGCCTGTACAAGATGTGCTAG
- a CDS encoding hypothetical protein (EggNog:ENOG503NZFS; COG:D): MSNLFSGINARLRGASSKPSPNSKSPISPTSEDGKLNSPGGLSQRSLSSSNLSSPSSKLPPVPASPLPPTANMTGSTDDELAAYHLPKPLPLWLNPAYAKQIVKGNFMTLSRRPKAVEQGEWVACQVVEHYRNLWNFVSIVYQKEENGQSICNPTTCPRMSAGGNHSYTWLNNRFEPIELPAYEYMTLMQRWISGKVDDEKVFPTNPAGVSFSQHQQLTPSAIATDGFDEYIGKRSGFPKEFSTICKTIFTQMFRVYAHLYWAHFVEPFYHLNLEKQLNSCFSHFVLAGMEMAMLTPQELEPMQPLLNLWAANGTFPPDSKAYESANLKAGNRLLQLAGMA; the protein is encoded by the exons ATGTCGAACCTGTTTTCCGGAAT AAATGCCCGGCTGAGGGGAGCTTCCAGCAAACCTAGCCCCAACAGCAAGAGTCCGATATCTCCAACATCGGAGGACGGCAAACTGAACTCTCCTGGGGGCCTCTCTCAGAGGAGTCTTTCGTCAAGCAAcctttcttctccctcttccaaaCTCCCACCTGTCCCTGCATCTCCGTTACCACCAACCGCCAACATGACCGGTTCCACAGACGATGAACTGGCCGCCTACCACCTCCCGAAGCCGCTCCCGCTTTGGCTCAACCCAGCCTACGCCAAGCAGATCGTGAAAGGCAACTTTATGACCCTCAGTCGTCGACCTAAGGCGGTCGAGCAGGGTGAATGGGTTGCCTGTCAAG TCGTGGAGCACTATCGTAACCTCTGGAACTTTGTCAGCATTGTGTACcagaaggaggagaatggCCAGAGCATCTGCAACCCGACCACATGCCCTCGCATGTCAGCTGGAGG TAACCACTCCTACACATGGCTCAACAACCGTTTTGAGCCCATTGAGCTTCCTGCCTACGAGTACATGACGCTTATGCAACGCTGGATCTCTGGCAAGGTCGACGACGAGAAGGtcttccccaccaaccctgcTGGTGTCTCGTTCtctcagcaccagcagctcaCACCTTCGGCCATCGCCACCGACGGATTTGACGAGTACATTGGAAAGCGTAGTGGGTTTCCCAAGGAGTTCTCGACTATTTGCAAGACCATCTTCACCCAGATGTTCCGCGTGTACGCCCATCTCTACTGGGCCCACTTTGTGGAGCCCTTCTACCACCTGAATCTTGAGAAGCAGCTCAACAGTTGCTTCAGTCACTTTGTGTTGGCTGGGATGGAGATGGCCATGCTCACGCCGCAGGAGCTGGAGCCGATGCAGCCTTTGCTTAACTTGTGGGCTGCCAACGGAACCTTCCCTCCGGACTCCAAGGCCTATGAGAGTGCTAACCTCAAGGCCGGTAATCGGCTGCTGCAGCTGGCGGGCATGGCTTGA
- the RIB5 gene encoding Riboflavin synthase alpha chain (COG:H; EggNog:ENOG503NZII), which yields MFTGIVEEIGEVTTLNTASPDGGTTLTITLPPTSTLLSDCHLGDSIAINGVCLTVTTFLPQSFTVGIAPETLRLTNLGSLTPSSRVNLERAVRADTRMGGHFVQGHVDTTATILSKIPDGNAITFRLAPKNKDVLRYVVYKGFIALDGASLTVTKVNDEEGWWEVMLIAYTQEKIVTAAKGVGETVNVEVDMTAKYVEKSIQGYLAGMMEDGQGFPWLQKMVEKIVAQGFS from the exons atgtTCACCGGCATCGTAGAAGAAATCGGCG AAGTaaccaccctcaacaccgCCTCCCCAGACGGCGGCACAACACtaaccatcaccctcccccccacctccaccctcctaTCCGACTGCCACCTAGGCGACTCCATCGCCATAAACGGCGTCTGCCTAACAGTAAcaaccttcctcccccaatCTTTCACAGTCGGCATAGCCCCCGAAACCCTCcgcctcaccaacctcggctccctcaccccctcgtCCCGCGTTAACCTAGAGCGCGCAGTGCGCGCAGACACCCGCATGGGAGGGCACTTTGTCCAAGGCCACGtcgacaccaccgccaccatcctctccaagatCCCCGATGGCAACGCCATCACTTTCCGTTTAGCCCCCAAAAATAAAGATGTTTTGAGATATGTGGTTTATAAAGGGTTTATCGCCTTAGATGGGGCGAGTTTGACCGTTACCAAGGTCAATGACGAGGAGGGCTGGTGGGAGGTCATGTTGATTGCTTATACGCAGGAGAAGATCGTGACGGCGGCGAAGGGCGTGGGCGAGACAGTGAATGTCGAGGTGGACATGACGGCAAAGTATGTCGAGAAGAGCATCCAGGGGTATTTGGCTGGTATGATGGAGGATGGGCAGGGGTTTCCTTGGTTGCAGAAGATGGTTGAGAAGATTGTTGCTCAGGGGTTTTCTTAG
- the MUS81 gene encoding Crossover junction endonuclease mus81 (EggNog:ENOG503NUQ5; COG:L): MKLQHPSQCQQLKGFSPKLCERLAQQLRKHCEKNGHGMPMVPKRKRVVHLPGEDQDNGATPAPALRRAAPARQARTYVPQYRSGAFALMLVLAGQDRNAAMPGMSKEELMAAAQPYSDSSFTVPSDPLKFYTAWASMKALESEELVVKRGRPVTRWALSDEGWEVAARVREVAAARGDVPKTEDSGGSAIGSRNDRVGSASGSALLGENLGRGINTGVRSNFSAGNDGDEFLNQLSGTNSFLGATDSTVSSRPAQSATYRSQAANPVILLDDDEEDQKDVATEVQSSVKREMDNKYKDVVAAGEAMADDASLPSFKPIRMAPGTFTIELVLDNREIRAKTDRDYLQEELTKKGIRPISRAMELGDVLWVAKCKQPGWLSRMGAEGDEVVLDWIVERKRLDDLIGSIKDGRFLEQQFHLRRSGIKNVIYLVEEISMDQSRLQRSEEMVQSAIASIQVVDGYFLKKTQKIGDTIRYLVSMTQMLQNMHEGKPLHVIPTNVLTANNYLPLMKDLRGKQPEIGHHISYPAFSSLCSKSGMMTLRDLFLKMLMVKRGVTGEKAMEIQKVWKTPREFIEAYEQCGPGPEGRRKKIDMVASRLDHLVGGKRFSKQISQKLAEVWGDA, translated from the coding sequence ATGAAGCTCCAGCACCCTTCTCAGTGTCAACAGCTGAAGGGCTTCAGTCCCAAGCTCTGCGAGCGTCTCGCCCAGCAGCTCCGGAAGCATTGCGAGAAGAATGGGCACGGTATGCCAATGGTTCCTAAGCGGAAGCGGGTAGTTCACCTGCCGGGAGAAGACCAAGATAATGGTGCcacaccggcaccggcatTAAGGAGGGCTGCACCTGCAAGACAAGCAAGGACTTATGTCCCTCAGTATCGCTCGGGAGCTTTTGCGCTGATGCTCGTGTTGGCGGGGCAAGATAGAAATGCGGCAATGCCGGGCATGTCCAAAGAGGAGCTTATGGCCGCCGCTCAACCCTATAGCGATTCCTCGTTCACGGTCCCGTCCGATCCCCTCAAGTTCTACACAGCATGGGCTTCGATGAAGGCCCTGGAGTCAGAAGAGCTTGTGGTCAAGCGTGGTCGGCCTGTAACGCGGTGGGCGCTCTCAGATgagggatgggaggttgCTGCACGAGTCCGAGAAGTAGCTGCTGCTCGGGGTGATGTCCCCAAGACCGAAGACTCGGGTGGTAGTGCTATTGGTTCCCGGAACGATAGGGTCGGCAGCGCGTCTGGCTCGGCTTTACTTGGAGAGAATCTTGGTAGAGGGATCAACACCGGCGTTCGAAGCAATTTCTCGGCTGGAAACGACGGAGATGAGTTTTTGAACCAGCTTAGCGGCACAAACAGCTTTTTAGGAGCCACTGACTCGACGGTTTCCAGCAGGCCAGCTCAGTCAGCAACGTATCGTTCACAGGCCGCCAACCCCGTTATCCTtttggacgacgacgaggaagaccaGAAGGACGTGGCTACTGAGGTCCAAAGCTCTGTGAAAAGAGAAATGGACAACAAATACAAGGACGTAGTCGCTGCGGGGGAAGCAATGGCGGACGATGCCAGCCTCCCCTCATTCAAACCCATCCGGATGGCGCCCGGAACCTTTACCATCGAGTTAGTCTTGGATAACCGCGAGATTCGAGCAAAGACTGACCGGGATTACCTTCAAGAGGAACTCACCAAAAAAGGAATTCGACCCATTTCCCGCGCCATGGAACTAGGAGACGTCCTCTGGGTCGCCAAATGCAAGCAGCCCGGATGGCTTTCACGCATGGGGgctgaaggagatgaggTGGTCTTGGATTGGATTGTGGAACGGAAACGTCTTGATGATCTTATTGGGAGCATCAAGGATGGTCGCTTTCTTGAACAGCAATTCCACCTGAGGCGCTCAGGAATCAAGAATGTCATCTACCTTGTCGAAGAGATCTCCATGGACCAGAGCCGGTTGCAGAGAAGTGAAGAGATGGTTCAGTCGGCTATTGCGTCTATTCAGGTGGTTGATGGCTACTTTTTGAAGAAGACGCAAAAGATTGGCGACACGATCCGGTATTTGGTTTCGATGACACAGATGCTGCAGAACATGCATGAGGGGAAGCCGTTGCATGTCATTCCGACTAATGTTCTTACTGCCAATAATTACCTGCCGCTGATGAAGGATCTGCGGGGAAAGCAGCCAGAGATTGGTCACCATATCAGCTACCCGGCGTTTTCTTCGCTTTGTTCCAAGTCGGGGATGATGACGCTGAGGGATTTGTTTTTGAAAATGTTGATGGTTAAGAGGGGTGTCACGGGTGAGAAAGCGATGGAGATACAAAAGGTGTGGAAGACGCCGCGGGAGTTTATTGAGGCTTATGAACAGTGCGGTCCTGGGCCGGAGggcaggaggaagaagattgaCATGGTTGCTTCGCGGTTAGATCACctggttggggggaagagaTTCAGCAAACAGATCAGCCAGAAGCTTGCTGAAGTTTGGGGAGATGCTTGA
- a CDS encoding hypothetical protein (COG:L; EggNog:ENOG503NX09): protein MASVPSPGSRVARRYKKPGRLFDTLLTQSTRIVPSSFRSPMDEEQPLQEKIAFFNQLDALDKLDEEDDRIDAREQQHRAKCKAFFQPAVPTVKEKGNPINPLSSPRPHPEPRRTTSVLTPTAPTPAPGGSAEIIKATPEATTIDSTTSRTRRRLIADTSTSFIAETPIPDSTRPRVLTTLRRSITMPVSASASAAEQSPSATTALRKRKRSSSGKVIPESAQIFRGLSFFYIPNDDVAPARKLRIAKAKDYGAEWVRSLHNATHVIVDKHLSYSDIQKIPEFGLAASLIVVNDEYPIDSISFRTLLNPDQSRYRVTGFPSPTSESTVITISSRDSEPSLQVKEPKSAGRQSARKQDTEGSEGTPRQEDSSFENPRPTKTTQAGPFEIQIQSSVPPHPTAQTTDGPKDELTSYIELLQQYKDLPLDHEEDDDIQSTKDAQEDSDPEPGSEDERARKKPATRSRASLKKTIPFEDRFACNRGGTKDNPASSAANNPNARTIEVLQSMCDYYTKINDRWRITAYRKAITTLRQQTTKKITTAEEAYTLPNIGSRIARKIEEICTTNNLRRLQYANLEPTDKVLDLFLKIHDVGLSRANKWISQGHRTLEDLLTKADLSANQRISIEHYSDLTSRIPRSEVTQLAAFVQREAFLVDPDVELLVGGSYRRGSDTSGDIDFIVTKRGTTSCSDLVPFMNSLISVLYKKNFLVATLSQSRREGEGSKFLGCCRLPPGGKWRRIDLLLVPETEYGAALIYFTGNDIFNRSLRLLAGKKGMRLNQRGLFRDVMRGRGRVGVTEGELVEGRSERRIFEVLGVRWREPSERWC from the coding sequence ATGGCCAGTGTGCCTTCTCCAGGATCCCGGGTCGCCAGACGGTACAAAAAGCCTGGTCGATTGTTCGACACTCTTTTGACCCAGAGCACTCGAATTGTTCCCAGTTCATTTCGCAGTCCGATGGATGAGGAACAACCGCTCCAAGAAAAGATTGCATTTTTCAATCAGCTGGATGCCTTGGATAAGCTTGACGAAGAGGATGACCGAATTGATGCCAGGGAACAGCAGCACAGGGCCAAGTGCAAGGCCTTCTTCCAACCAGCAGTTCCTACAGTGAAAGAGAAGGGAAACCCTATCAATCCTCTTTCTTCACCTCGCCCACATCCAGAACCAAGGCGGACAACGTCGGTGCTCACTCCAACCGCACCTACACCCGCTCCAGGAGGTTCGGCAGAAATTATCAAGGCAACCCCAGAAGCCACTACCATTGACAGTACCACCTCCAGAACCAGGAGGCGCCTAATTGCAGATACTTCTACTTCATTCATTGCTGAAACACCAATACCAGATTCCACCCGTCCAAGAGTCCTAACAACATTACGGAGGAGTATCACCATGCCAGTTTcagcctctgcctctgcggCTGAACAGTCGCCGTCAGCTACTACTGCTCTTCGAAAGCGCAAACGGTCATCTTCTGGGAAAGTGATCCCGGAATCAGCTCAAATATTTCGTGGCTTGTCTTTCTTTTACATCCCCAACGACGATGTTGCACCAGCCAGGAAACTTCGGATTGCCAAAGCCAAAGATTATGGGGCAGAATGGGTTAGGAGTCTACACAATGCGACACATGTCATTGTTGACAAGCACTTGTCATACTCTGACATTCAGAAGATACCAGAGTTTGGGCTGGCCGCCTCTTTGATCGTCGTCAATGACGAGTATCCTATCGACAGTATCTCGTTTCGGACACTACTAAACCCCGACCAGAGTCGATACCGGGTCACAGGgttcccatcaccaacttcCGAATCCACAGTCATAACAATATCATCCCGGGACTCTGAGCCTTCGCTTCAGGTCAAAGAACCCAAAAGCGCCGGGAGACAAAGCGCCAGGAAACAGGACACTGAGGGCTCAGAAGGAACACCACGACAGGAGGATAGCTCGTTTGAGAACCCTCGCCCAACTAAAACCACTCAAGCTGGTCCGTTCGAAATACAGATTCAGTCATCTgttccaccccatcccacaGCTCAAACGACGGATGGTCCCAAGGATGAGCTGACGAGCTACATCGAGCTCCTTCAGCAGTACAAGGACTTGCCGTTGGACcacgaagaagacgacgacaTACAATCAACCAAGGACGCTCAGGAGGACTCGGATCCCGAGCCGGGCTCCGAAGATGAGCGCGCCCGCAAAAAGCCCGCAACACGCTCCCGCGCCTCTCTCAAAAAGACTATTCCGTTCGAAGACCGCTTTGCCTGCAACCGTGGCGGCACGAAAGACAATCCTGCCTCCTCCGCTGCCAACAACCCAAACGCCAGGACAATAGAAGTTCTCCAATCCATGTGCGACTACTACACCAAAATTAATGATCGCTGGCGTATAACGGCCTACCGCaaagccatcaccacactCCGTCAGCAGACCACCAAGAaaatcaccaccgccgaggaggccTACACTCTCCCCAACATCGGCTCCCGAATCGCCCGGAAAATCGAGGAAATctgcaccaccaacaaccttcGCAGGCTTCAATATGCGAACCTTGAACCGACGGACAAAGTCCTCGACCTCTTTCTCAAAATTCACGACGTGGGACTCTCTAGAGCAAACAAGTGGATATCCCAAGGCCATCGGACCTTGGAAgacctcctcaccaaagcCGACCTGTCGGCCAACCAACGCATCTCGATCGAGCACTACTCGGACCTCACCTCCCGCATCCCCCGCAGCGAAGTAACCCAGCTAGCGGCCTTTGTCCAGCGTGAAGCCTTCCTCGTCGACCCAGACGTGGAATTACTCGTTGGCGGCTCGTACCGCCGTGGCTCGGACACGTCGGGCGACATTGATTTCATCGTCACCAAACGCGGGACCACATCCTGCTCGGATCTTGTCCCGTTTATGAACTCGCTTATATCTGTGCTGTATAAGAAGAATTTTTTGGTGGCGACGTTGTCGCAATcgagaagggagggggaagggagtAAGTTTTTGGGATGCTGCAGGTTGCCTCCGGGggggaagtggaggaggattgaTTTGCTGCTTGTGCCCGAGACGGAGTATGGAGCGGCGTTGATTTATTTTACGGGGAATGATATTTTTAATCGGAGCTTGAGGTTATTGGCGGGTAAGAAGGGGATGAGGTTAAATCAGAGAGGGTTGTTTAGGGAtgtgatgagggggagggggagggtgggggttACGGAaggggagttggtggagggcagGAGCGAGAGGAGGATTTttgaggttttgggggttAGGTGGAGGGAGCCTAGTgagaggtggtgttga